A stretch of DNA from Canis aureus isolate CA01 chromosome 13, VMU_Caureus_v.1.0, whole genome shotgun sequence:
TCTTGGTACAGTGCTAGATGTTGTCTAGCAGACCCTCTGAGGATTATCTGACTTTATAAGGATGTACTATTTTAACTGACTTTCTATGACCTTGGATATATTATATCTCTGCAGGTAAAACTGTTAAGTTCTAGAAAACTGGTAGCAAGACAAATGATTTCTGTCTATGATAATGCAAATAATTCCTATTTATATAAACACAAATGACATTTGTctgacagaaaatataaatttctgtaaGTCAAATTCTCCTTTGAACCAATCCTAACATCTTACTGGTTCCTTCATGAATTAATGAGCTCAGTGAAATCTTTGACACATGTTCATTTAagaaaaaccataaaggaaaaattcataagtttattaaaaattctatttattgaaAGTGATTATTCTAttcatcaaaagaaaagaatactctCTAGCAGCAAAAACAAATCAACATAATAAATGTCAAAACCCATTATTGGGTGAATAAGTCAAGTAACAGAAGAATACATATTGtacaattcaatttaaaaatcattacataGGGAAtcccagcagtttggtgcctgccttcatcccaggatgtgatcctggagtcccgggatcaagtcccacttcgggctgtctgcatggagactgattctccctctgcctgtttctctgcctctctctatgtgtgtctctcatgaataaataaataatctctttttaaaaaatcattacatagccataaaaaagatgaactcttgccatttgtggCTTCACAGAAGGAccacctagagggtattatactaagtgaaataggtcagactgagaaagacaaatgccatatgattcacTCAaatttggaatctaaaaaaaaagaataaaccaagaAAAAGTAGAATCAGATCTACagataaagagaacaaactgatggttgccagggggtaGGGAGGTAAGAAGATGGTCAAAATGgctgaaggagagtgggagatacaaGCTTCCACTTATGGACtgaataagtcatgagaataaaagtcacagcacagagaatatagtcaatgatattataacagcattgtatggtgacaggtggtagctacacttgtggtgagcatagcataatgtattgagatctgaatcactatgttgaacACTTGAAActacattgtgtgtcaactctactaaaaaataaagtgagaatcTGACTTAAAAAATTGAGTGCTTAAAACACTTAAGAAATCATAAAAACACATAATAGTTTAAtaattgtattgtttttcttttaaaatattaataaaaacaatttaaaaatcttttaaactcTAAAATGTAGATGCTGAAATTGTTAGCAGTAATTATCTCCAAGTCTAAGGTGAtggataattttcattttcttctttttgtttgcatctgtgttctaAAAGTTTAAGAATAAACATATACTACTTTTGCAATAAAGAAAACAGGCAATAAACTGAGAGAAGATATTCTCAATATATGTAATAAACAAAGAAGATCCAAAGTATATAATAAATGgcaaatcaagaaaagaaaaagcaaacggTATCTCTATTCATTGGACATTTACAGTTTGTTTTTCACTACAACAAATGCTTTCCATGTATTATCTCATGTAGTCCTTCCCACAACCTCCTGAGGTCtatgctattttctttttgttaacagataaggaaaccgagactcagagaagttataTACCTTGACCATTATCACTGAGTTAGTAAAAGATAGGGCTGGGATTAGAACAAAGGAGACTGGCTTCTGAGCCTAGTTCATTACACAATACTACAAGAATCTtatgaaaaaaatgctaaattcACTAGCAATCAGGGAATTACAGATGAAACAAAAATCTATGAGATAGATAGCAATTTTAGAATGCTTGAGATAAAGAAATAATGTCAAGTGTTGATGAGAACTAGAGGGGTATATCAGCATAATTACTTGGAATAACAATTTAGTAGGAGTACCTAgtaaatttgaaatttctttgaTTCTGCACCCGCCAAGTCTATTGCTACACATAAAtcctagggggaaaaaaccctTCTACGAGGAGAAATGTTCAAAGACATTTGTTGCAGAATCATTTAAATAGTGaaaattgtaaataaatgttTGACAATAAAGAATTGTGAAtgaagggcacttgggtggctcagtctggtaaacatctgactcttgatccagCTCAGgtgggttatgagttcaagccctgcactgggctccctgctgggcgaggagcctattttaaaaaaaaaaagtagaaatttggGCAAAGAAAGCAActttatggggcgcctgggtggctcagttggttaagccttcattcttgattttggctcaggtcatgatctcagggcctgggattgaaccccatatcagactctgtgctcagtggggagtttgctggagattctttctctcttcctctgcccttctcccgcTCCCTTTctataaacaaaaccaaaacaaaagaaaataaagattctctctctccctctccttctgccccttcccccctcccactTGTACAGGTATtgtcactctttaaaaaaaaaaagagggtatccctgggtggctcagaagtgtagcgcctgccttcggctcagggcgtgatcctggagtcctggggtcgagtcccgtatcgagctccctgcatggagcctgcttctccctctgcctgtgtctctgcctctctctctctctctctctctctctctctttctctctctctcgaataaaaaaataaaatctttttttaaaaaaataaaattgttagatAAATGAGGTGTGGTGTATTCAAATGCTCACTACAGAGAATGTGTTAGGCTTGTGTATATCAAATGAGTAGATGTCAAAAACATGATGTTGAGTTGCAATTTTTTCAGAATAATGCAGACATCATGCTACCATTATAAACTTTCAAACCCATAAGAACAATTCTACGTGTTGCTTATGGGTATGATTGTAAGTGAAAGTTTAAAACCACACAGAATAGACTTCAGTTTAATAGTAGTGATTGATTCAGAGGAGCTGGGAATATTCAAAGGGCACTTCAGTGGTATCTGTAATTATTTaatcctttgtttaaaaaaagaacaaaaggttcAGAccaaatatggtaaaatattaaCAAGTGTTTATCTGGGGAAATGGAAAAATGAGatctttatattatttctctCTGTGAGtacctgtctctgtctttctttccctttctctctatataGAGATAGATAAGGGcatacagatatatacatatacatctctttttatttatgaatatatatagtatttattttctcaaaataaaagtgAGATTTAAGTAGCAAAATCAGGGGAGAGCTAGTATGTCAAGCTGAGTCCAAACCAAATCCATTGTTGGCCACATGGTTACATAGATGTGTCTAAAATAGTTCTAGCTTGGAATTTATAGCTCCTGGAGCAAAAAGCAATGCTAATTCTTACTTGTAAGCACATGTAAAGACTGTTTACTGCATGACCTATCTACTATTTACGTCATTTTCACCCCCAAATCCCTCACACTGTAGAAAAAAAGCATGTGTGCATATTGACACATTTTCTGTGATCAGACTGACCTGACAAACTTCCAGAGGTGAGGAGAGAACCAGGAAAAGCAATAAAGCAATGGCCTTGAACCATGACATACTTACTGGGGAAGAAAGTCTTTGCTCTTGACACTCAACTGAGTCATTGGGATGGTGGCAGCCAATAGAAACTTTCAGTTTAGGGGTAGCCACAGAGCCATCTCTAACTTGGTTGCTCACACCCCAGAAAGGCTCAGGTTGGTTAGAACTGATATATGATACCAAATGAACCCCACCAAGACTCTCGACAAGTCTGAAGCATCCTGGGTCACTGAGATGTCCTTCTGTTACTGAGTACATTCATAAAGGCCCCTTTTACATCTTTGTTCCGGAGGCTGTAGATGATGGGGttgaggaaggcagagacaacATTGTAGAACAGTGCTAGCTTCTTGTCCCGCTCTGGGTCATACCAGGAGCCAGGCCTCATGTACATGATCATGGCTGGCCCATAGAACATGATAACCACAGTGATGTGGGAAGCACATGTGGAGAAAGACTTGAGCCTCCCTTGGGATGAGTGGATTCTTAAGATGGAGGCAAAGATTCGGACATAGGAGGCCAGGATGAGGGAGAATGGGACCAAGAGTAGGATGAATCCCAAGATGAAGTCCAAGCGGTCATTGAAAGATGTATCTGCACAGGCCAACTTCAAGACGGCAGGGACCTCACAGAAGAAGTGGTTTATCTTGTGGGGACCACAATAAGGCAGATGCATGGTGAAGACAGTGTAGATCAGGGCGCCAGCTATGCTAATGGTCCAACAACCTGTGACCATCTTGATACAAATGGGGCGGCTCATGAGAAGGGGATAATGAAGGGGAAAGCAAATGGCCACATACCTGTCATAGGCCATAATGGCATAGAGGACGCACTCAGCAATGCCCAAGACCAAGAAGATAAACATCTGGGCTACACAAGCTCCCCAAGAGATGGTTTTCTTTGGACACACCATATTAATCAACATCTGGGGCATGGTGGTAGTGACATAACTCATGTCCACCAAAGAGAGGACACTGAGAAAGTAGTACATGGGCATGTGGAGGTGTGAGTCCAGGTAGATCAGGGTCACAATGAGTCCATTTCCCAGAATAGTGATGAggtagaggagaaggaagaaggagaacagGGATATTCTGACCTGTGAGTCACTGGAGAAGCCCAGGAGGATGAACTCAAACACAGAGCTGTGGTTCTCCTTGCCAAGGCTCTGCATGGTGGTCTGCCTATCAAGGAGACAAGTACTTCCTGTTCTGTCCTTGGCCTTAGGGGAGGGAGGTCAGAGGTGACAGAAGCTGAGTCATGCACATAGCACCTTGCACGGTAGCCTGCACCAATTCCATCAAACCTTTGTTGAGTGGGATgcaaagggaaagacagagagggcAGCTGTGGCACTGGGAAATAAATCAGGATATCTGGATTCATACCTATAATAGAATATAAGATGCCTGGCTACCCACAGGTCCTTCTCTGGAAACCTAGCTCACCCATAGAAGGCGAGGCATTAGGTAACCACATTGGCAGCAGGGGACCAAGCCAACACCTGGCCACTGCTGAATTGTACCAAGGGTGTACACCTGCCCCAGTCTGGAGGACAATTCTCTGCTAAGAATTCAAAATGGTGACACTGCCAATGTCTATGTCAGTGGCGTGTGGGTGCCTGAGGTACCAACGACCTGGAGTCAGTGTGGTGATAACTAAAGTCACAGAGAAGCTGGTGCAATAGGGAAGAAAAGTGGAGGCCTTGCAGAAATGATAAAGATCAGACACACAGGGCAGCAGAGAAGAGACCTCAGAGCCCTGAGCTACCAGGAGCATGAATCTGGCTCCTGGCTTGCTACTTCCAGGTCCCCCTGTGTCTTTTGTGCTTGGACACATGTGGGATTTTCTGCTGAATCCTTACCATTACTATCCCATgccacatttttaaattcagctCTTTCTAAATGTCCCATGGTTATCACTTacctagctgtgtgatcttgggaaagtcCCTTTGCTTCTGTGGGCCTCAGTCATCACATCTGTTAGAAAGGAAACATCCATCATACAGAGCAATGGCAAGGAGCATATGAGAGTCTGTATGCCAAGATTTGACAaaatatggggacacctgggtggctcaatggatgagcctctgcctttggctcagagcatgatcccagtccagggatcaagtcccgcatccggctcctatgaggagtctgcttctccctctatgtctctgcctctctttgtgtgtctctcataaataaataaaatctttaaaaaaaatacatttggcaaaatataaaacacgtcacaaaaaaaagtataagagaaATGAGTCTAGAAATCAGAAGAGCAAAGGGCTGGTCCTAACTCTGTCCCTgatttgctgtgtgatcttgagtaaCCCCTCCGAGAACTTCACAGCCCCATGTTTAAGCGCAGCTATTGGACTTGCCCACTTTGCTATTCTTTGATACTGGGAATACACCAGGCTGATGATCCGTGATCCCATCAGCGCCATGGGCACCAAGAGGAAGGCTGAGCTGGGCAGTCAGCTGAACAGAACTGCATCAGCAAAAAACTCCCTCTGGAAGCTGGGGTGTGAGGCCAGAGCAGGGGAGAAAACATGGAGCACACACTTGGTGTCAACACACCTGAGTCTTGTAGCCTCTTTATCTGCTCCTAAGTCCCTTAGTCTCTCGGAGTCCCATGTTCTTCACCCATAACCCCTCCTCTAATAGTGGAGACCGTGTGAAGTATACCTGGTCTATTGCTAGTGCTCCAAAAAGGGTCTAGGGATTTAGATAATGGGAAGCTGAGTggcaggaggggtagagggaggacagaggagcTGTCCAGGCATTTTCAAGCATCTGAGGCTCTGGAGGACAGGGTTGAAAACACGATTGTGAGGACTGATTGCCACAGGGTGCTGGTGGGGatctggaaaatggaaagatCATTCGAGGCTTTGGGGGCAAAAGAAAATGGTGTGATATTTTTGTGCAGAGCTTTAGGGAACATCAGTAATTGGATGAAGAAGAAAGAGGTCCTAGATCAGGACTGTTTGTGAAACAAAGAGAACTAAGGAAGCTCAGAGTCTTAGACTTTGAGGGGAAATTTTCAAGAGATAAGGACTGGTCAGCAGTGCCAGCAGCCAACCCCAAAGCCAGGATGATGAGGGCTGCAGTGGAGGAGGAGATCACATCTTTCTTTCCATCTGTCCACACCCCAGACTGGACTTTTTCAGGGGCTTCTTAGTGGTCTCCTTCCCAGCCCACCAATCGGCCACTAGTACTGTTTCATCTGTCATATCCCTTCTCATGCCTCCTTAGACTGGAATTTAAGGCCCCCACCCAATCCAGTTCTAACCAGTTTTGCAGTCTGCGATTCACCAGTACCTCACTGAGACTTCTGAGCCCCGATATTAACAGCATGGCCAGCAAAAGGATCATAGTCTGGACAGTTAGGGTGTCCTCCTGTCTGAGTGCACCCTAACTTGAGATCTTTCAAGTATCAGCCATACCTGCCATGTGAATCTGCACTGTCCTTCCCTTGAGCAGTTTATCTGCTGGGAATTCCCTCCATAACCCCTCCTGCTTCTCCACATCTCACAGACCTCCAAGCTCAGCTTGGAATTTACTCCTGCTTACTCAACCCtatatattttgtgtatagtCTTCCCATCAGGCTGTAGGCAGAGGCTTTGCCTGTTAGGTCTCTCCACGTTATCTAGCAGGGACTGGCAGACTGCTTTGGGCACCTGTTCCAGTGCTGAGACTCTGGCTACAAAGCCCACTGGCTCTAACCGCTGTGCCTACTCCCTCTCTTGAAGCACCCAGGAAACAATTAGATCAAGCCCTTGGGCTAGGAAAATGCCATattcatttcctctctcctttctccacttGCCAACACTTCCCTGTTGCATCCCAGCCTCTGCTCTTTGGgtatagaaaaggaaagaggatgcCTTTTCAGGGGATCCAGCACCTATTCTAGGCATGGGACTGGTAGGGAGCTCCTGAGAGGGACCTGTGCAAGTCTAGAAAGTGCACCGGAGATCATCCTTCTCTTCAGTGAGGGCAGGATTCCCCTACTTCCTTCCCCATGAGTGGGGCAGAGAAGACTGAGCTGCTTTGTCATTCTTGGAGGTGCCCAGGGAAGGAAacttcccccagccccagcctcagtCTCACGCACAAATGACCAGCGCCCTGTTCTTCTGCTTGAGTAGCTTCCTTCCCTCTTGTGGGACCAACAACCTGCTTTTTCTTGGTCTCATACAGCGCAGAATGTTCACCCCTTTGTCTTAGCATGGTGGCCCTGCAGGGGTGACATGTGCTTCTCTTAAGTGTTTTGGATGCAGAGCATCCCTGGAGGAGGGGCTTCCAGCTGGCAGACGTAGAGGTCCTCTTCGTATCAGAAGGGGTCAGAGAGAGGATTTCTGATCCCTGAGAAGCCCTGAGGATTCTCTGCCCATGCTGGCAAATGCAGCACAGAGCCCCTTGGCCAGGGACTTCAATGCCACAAGACACTTTGGGCTTGGCCCCTGGGGCCAATGAGCTGGGCATCTTTCTTAAGTTTCCACTGGGGACCGAAACTTCTTCCCACTGAGACTCGAGAGGAGGGAGGAGTCTCACAGCTGAGTTGCCATGTCTCTGTGTGACACAGTGATGGTACTAGTAAGACATGCTTTGTTTCCTTCCAAAGCACACGTGTGCATCTTCATTTCTCAAGCATCTTGTCCATGGCTGCATGCCTAAGGCTAGGAGATGGATAGCATTAATGTTGCTAATACTAGTGTCCTTATAACTGCCATTATCCATGGCCACAGACCTCATTGTGGCATAAATGCCATCAAACCTATTGCTGTAGCAATAACAGCCTACTCCTGAACACTTATATCAGATGGAACTCTGAGCACTACACATAATATAATTAGTCCTCACAACAAGGTCAGTTGAGCCATTTGGTAGTCAGGAATTTAAGAGAATTAAGCGCTTGTTCTTGCCTCCCAGCAGATAAATTTGgtctgaagtttttaaaaagttttcatttatttattcatgagagacacagagagaggtagagatataggcagagggagaagcaggctccatgcagggagcccgatgtgggactctatcccaggacccctggatcatgatgGGCTGAGCAAACGCTTAACCACTAAGTCACTCAGTGGCTGGAAGGAGGATCCAGGTGGTCAAAGGCCAGCACAGGTGTACAGTCTTTCTTGGACCCATTTGGAAGACACCCTGTAGCAGGGACAGGAGACCAGATGCCTGCCTGCAGAGTGGAGGCCCGTGCCCATGTCACACTTCTCAAACAAGAGGGATGGGACTGTGCTTGTGTAGTGGTCATTTCCTTCCTCTATAAAAGTGGATGGACCTTTTGAATCTGGGATCCGTGGGGTCTAAAGCAGATATTTAACATCCCAGAGGGGACTACACATCCATAAATGACTAAGCAGGTAAGGGAGCTTGTCAACTGTGCCAAGCAGGACTGTGCCAACTGCTTAGTCTCTGTTTCATTCAATTCTGATTGTGGTTCAAATCCCAGTCTGGGCCCTACTCATAACTCAGgcaaattatttcacattttgaaGCCTCCTTTTCTTAAGCTGTAAAATTTGGATAATAATATGAACTTCACATGTTTGTCTAAGGACTAAATGAGATGAAGTATTTAAGCATCTGATACCAGGAACATAGTATGTGGTCGAGGGATGGGAGAAGTTGTGGTCATCTTCATGGTCATGATCATGATTATCACCATTCCACTGAGGCCAACAGCTGGGAAGTGGCCCACATGGAACAGGAACCAGACCCACACCCTTCTGGCACCCAGACCCATGCCCTCCGGGTGTTCCTTCCTTCCAGCTCACTTGCCTGCCTCTCCACTTAGTCTCTTTTTCACTGgacacttgatcatggtatattaACCTGCAAAATACATTGTTGGATTGCACTTTTTGTGAAGAGGGATGCCTAGtatctcagtcggttaagcatctgcctttagctcaggtcacgatcccagggtcctgggatggagcttcagatcaggctccttgctcagtggggagtctgcttctccccctccctctgctctccccctccccaacttgcacacactctctgtctcactcactctctctctcaaataaaatctattttaaaaaattgtgaagaaTTTTTGCACCTGTGCTCATGAGGGATATgggcctgtagttttcttgtaatatttttgtttggttttcataTCAGGATGATGCTGGCCTTATGCTGAGTTGGCAACTTTCccttcctcttgtattttctagaagagttagtgcaggatgagcactgggtgttattctgtatgttggcaaagtgaacaccaataaaaaataaatttattataaaaaaaagagtgcaGACTTGGAATTATTCCTTTCTTCAAGCATTGGCAGGCTTCACAAGTGAATCCATCTAGGTCTGGAGTTTTCTTTATGAAAAGTTTTTAAAGCCacattcaatatttaaaatagatatgTGGTTATTAGCTCTCCTATTTCTTTTCAAACAAACTTTGGTTCATTAATGTGTTTCAACAAACGTGTCCATTTTATGTAAGTTATCTTCTAATTTTTTGGAATAaagttgctcataatattttcAGAATCCCTTTAGTATCTATGGAATCTATACTAATGTTACTTTTCTCATCCCTGGCATTAGGAATCTGTGCTTTATCTTGTTTTTCCTGATCAATCTGGCTAGACTATTATCGATAGTTATTCATCttctgagcactgggtgttattctatatgttggcaaattgaacaccaataaaaaataaatttattttaaagaataaaaataaaacaaacaaaaaatcaatcaCTATGAGATTTCTTAGCCTTTGTCATCATGCTATCAAGTTTATTAATCCCACCCTGTGCTTTTTCATCTAACATATAGTTTTCATTGTTGGGAGTTAGATTTGATCTTTCACATTTCTCCTTATGCTCAGTCTATCCTGTAGCTTCTTAAACATATAGAatataaacatgattttttaatgtcTCTGCCTACTTACTCTATCATCTGTGTGGTTTCTCAGTTGGTTTTAAATGGATGATGTTTCTCATGATGGGTCATATCTTCTCAGTTCATTGCCTCCTGGGTCACTTTTCATTGGATGccagttattttgttttgtttggttttttaaaagatttttttatttattaatgagagatacagagagagatagagagggagaaacacaggcagagggagaagcaggcaggctccatgcagggagcccgacgtcggactcaatcccgggtttccaggatcaggccctgggctgaaggcggcactaaactgctgagccaccggggttgcccagATGCCAGTTATTTTGAATCTTACTTTACTGAGTGTCAGATATTTTTGAATTCCTGATAAATATTCTCAAGCTGTTTTTCAAGAATGTAGTTAAGTTACTTGTAAACAGTTTGATTCTCTTGAATTTGGCCTTTAAGTTTTGTTGGGCAAGACAAGAGCAGTACTTAGTCCAGCTAGTGAAAACAGGAAACATCTCTGGCCCTGAGTGAGCTCTGAGAATTGTTCCATCCAATCCTTCCACTtgtcttcccccttccccatcaTCTGGTGCTTTCTTCACATACATCCACTCCTCAGTGCTCATCTGAGACAGGCACGGGACCCTCTATAGATCTCCAGAGCTCTCTTTTCCCCAGTACTCTGATCAGTGAATTCCAGCCACCTTGGCCAGTGTCTTAGTCTGGGCAGCTATAATTGAGTATCATAGACTGCgtggtttaaacaacaaacatatatttttcacagttctggaggctgaaagtcagagaccagggtgccagcatggttgggatCTTGTGAGACAACCTTTTGCTGGTttatagatggctgtcttctcattGCATCCTCACATGCTGGAGAGAAATCTctcttgtctcttcctcttttataACGGCATTAATATCATCATGAAAGCTCCACCTTCATCatctaattacttcccaaaggccccacctccaaaacAGTCCCAttgagggttaggatttcaacatatgaacctTGATGGGACCCAAACACCTTGTCCGTGGCAGCCACCCAGACTCTCAATTCTGTCTCTTACAACTTAGGAAACCACTAGCCACCTTGGTGTCCTCACTTCCTTTGGCATCCTGGTCATTTTGTGAGCAATAAACTGGGACAACTCATTGGTTTCTCATCTCTCACAAATCTCTGTCTCTTGCTGTCTTGGAAAACATTATTTCACGCAGTTTGTCTAAGTTTTTAGTTTTCACAGGTAGGACAGTAATTCTGGTCTCTCTTACTTCATCCTGATTGGGAATAAAAGTCTGAAACTGGTGTCTTTCTATTTTATAACTCTAATTCAACCCAACACATCTCTTGTGCCAGGAAATCAATATGTTGTGGTGACTTCCAATTTGGTATCATttgtaatacaaaaaaaatggtattaaaaTTGCACATCCAACAATAGGTGAACAAATGCTTGACAATAATGGTCACAAACAATATGTGTGTAGATGGTGAAAGGGTTATCAAATAATATTAAGCTTTCTAAAAGGCAGGTACCTAATCCATTAGGGTTTGCATACAAAACCCAGAAAACCCAGTGAACAGTGGTTTAGATATAcaggaattaattttattttcttcacctcAAAAGAAGTCTTGAGGTAAGACTGCATATTACTGGATAATGTTAGTGAGAGAACCACTGTGATTCATTGAGCCTTTTCCTTATGGTCTCAAGATGACTCGCCCAATTGCAGACATGACATTTGTATTCATGAGGTCTTCAGGGAAGGAGATATATCACTGTCATTCTAGCCCTTTTGTTGGGAAAAAGAGGgttttttcacacacacacacacacacaaaaactccTCAGCTGAGATTCCCTTGTGTCTCACTGGACAAGACCAAATTTTGTAACTACCCTCAATGAAAAGGGATTCTGGGAAAGGAAGATATAGTGCTGTCATTTGGGCTTGGACCATTCATGAGGTATTCACTCATTGACAAACAAATGTTGTCAGCAAGAACATGGTTGAATCAACAAAGAAGGGGGAAATGGACAGTCAACCAGGTGGTATCTGTCTCAATAAAACAGTATATAAAATGTGATATTAATgagatgagggggaaaaaagccactATCATTTAGGCATCTtagaaaaaattagagagaaacaTCTGGAAGCCATGAGTGAAATTTTCTCCATAGTATAGAAGGAACTAGAgagtaattattttcctttttctaccttTCTATGTTTATGAATTTTCTCTGATGAGCATGGGTTACTTTTGTAACTTGGGAAACAGGGAGGACTCCATCAAGGATTATCCTGGATATAAAGGAACCCATGGAGGAACGGTATCTTGACTA
This window harbors:
- the LOC144281523 gene encoding olfactory receptor 2A12-like gives rise to the protein MQSLGKENHSSVFEFILLGFSSDSQVRISLFSFFLLLYLITILGNGLIVTLIYLDSHLHMPMYYFLSVLSLVDMSYVTTTMPQMLINMVCPKKTISWGACVAQMFIFLVLGIAECVLYAIMAYDRYVAICFPLHYPLLMSRPICIKMVTGCWTISIAGALIYTVFTMHLPYCGPHKINHFFCEVPAVLKLACADTSFNDRLDFILGFILLLVPFSLILASYVRIFASILRIHSSQGRLKSFSTCASHITVVIMFYGPAMIMYMRPGSWYDPERDKKLALFYNVVSAFLNPIIYSLRNKDVKGAFMNVLSNRRTSQ